The DNA window ATGGCCGAAAAAGGGACCGAATTCCTCCGTCACTATACGGCAGCCACTTCTACTTCTATGGCATTCAGCGCGATGCTGACTGGCAAAAACCCTTATGAATTTACGGATCGTAAGTTTTACACCTATGTGCAGCCCACGCAGTTTGAAACAATTTTCAGTCGCTTGCAGGCCGAGGGCTATGATTGTCATATTCTCTGGTCACCGGATTATATGACCGGCGCATGGCCTTATGTGCGTTGCTTCGGCGATGAGAGTAAAACCCATGTTCATGTACTGGAGATACAGCAGACCTGCGCTATCCAGCGCCCGAATGACTTTACCTTGGAGCGCAACGATGCTCTGCTGGAAAAAACGAAACAGCTGATCTATAACGAGTTGAACAGCATTCCACCCGCACCAAAGCAGTTTATCTGGATGCATCTACCGCATGTGCTGCGCGGCCGGTGCAGTTACGGCGATGACATTGACATCTTTGACGAAATTCTCGGATTCGTACGGAAGAAATACGGTGATGAATCCATTTACATTACAGCGGATCACGGTCATATGAATCTACACAAGAACATCATGGCTTACGGCTTTCATGTATATGATCTGACATGCCATGTGCCATTGATCACGCCTCGCATTGATGGGTTAAAGAAGGTGGAGAGAATCACTTCTCACACCGATCTGATGGATATTATTCTGGAGAAGAAAATCCCGAAACATGATTATGTGCTGACGGATACCTTGTATTACTGCCAACCGAACCGAAGGCTGGCCGTTATCGGACAGCGCTATAAATACATTTATAATAAACACAACCGTACCGAAGAACTTTATGATCTGGAGTGGGACCCGCAGGAACGCTATAATCTGCTGGAACGTGACCGGTATGACAGCGATAGGAGCGAACTGAAGCGCATCACGGAACTATATTTCTATCCGTACCGCTCTGACGCTATGGAAGCTCTCAAAGGGTTGCGTAAAAAAAAGGAAGAGATTTGGCGCAATGGTACCTGGAGTGAAGAAGCGTATGTTAGTGCTCGCAGCATGATGCGGCATATCAAAGCGAGAATCCGGATGAAACTGAACAAATGCTAAGGGATTGCGGAAATTATGAAACGATTGATTACATACGGCACGTTTGATCTTCTACATTACGGGCACATCAACTTACTACGCCGGGTAAAGGCCATGGGCGATTATCTGAT is part of the Gammaproteobacteria bacterium genome and encodes:
- a CDS encoding sulfatase-like hydrolase/transferase gives rise to the protein MQNTILLYSKDAMSMENFPRYGNRYWETPNFDEMAEKGTEFLRHYTAATSTSMAFSAMLTGKNPYEFTDRKFYTYVQPTQFETIFSRLQAEGYDCHILWSPDYMTGAWPYVRCFGDESKTHVHVLEIQQTCAIQRPNDFTLERNDALLEKTKQLIYNELNSIPPAPKQFIWMHLPHVLRGRCSYGDDIDIFDEILGFVRKKYGDESIYITADHGHMNLHKNIMAYGFHVYDLTCHVPLITPRIDGLKKVERITSHTDLMDIILEKKIPKHDYVLTDTLYYCQPNRRLAVIGQRYKYIYNKHNRTEELYDLEWDPQERYNLLERDRYDSDRSELKRITELYFYPYRSDAMEALKGLRKKKEEIWRNGTWSEEAYVSARSMMRHIKARIRMKLNKC